The following coding sequences lie in one Candidatus Diapherotrites archaeon genomic window:
- a CDS encoding DUF2080 family transposase-associated protein, which produces MTPFGTSAKADVPKKYIGKRAYIVILT; this is translated from the coding sequence ATAACGCCATTCGGAACATCAGCAAAAGCAGACGTTCCCAAAAAATATATTGGAAAAAGAGCCTACATCGTTATCCTAACCTAA
- a CDS encoding eight-cysteine-cluster domain-containing protein: protein MHKKILFAVALLLAVGIALSGCTQKKEEKISVKRISIENGIITIAGLQGTEKLVIEGGKTGIDTGPIIAKYSCSNAKDGRDGNYTAAIEGSELSELEQFILSHPSSEGFCTDTGGITVSMEYFDENIIERSYHCPDMNAVQGIEDYLKEFSGGVNCFEKSECVADADCVADGCSGEICRVKNSDPVFTTCMWKPEFDCLKFSACSCIEGKCAWKHNPTYLECLNKIK, encoded by the coding sequence ATGCACAAAAAAATTCTTTTTGCGGTTGCGCTTTTGCTGGCCGTGGGAATAGCGTTGAGCGGTTGCACGCAGAAAAAAGAAGAAAAAATTTCGGTAAAGAGAATTTCAATTGAAAACGGGATAATTACTATTGCAGGACTTCAGGGAACAGAAAAATTGGTTATTGAAGGCGGAAAAACTGGAATTGACACAGGGCCTATTATCGCAAAGTATTCCTGCAGTAATGCAAAAGACGGAAGGGACGGAAATTACACTGCGGCAATTGAAGGCAGTGAATTGAGTGAGTTAGAGCAATTCATCCTTTCTCATCCTTCATCGGAAGGCTTCTGCACTGATACCGGCGGGATTACTGTTTCAATGGAGTATTTTGATGAAAACATAATTGAAAGGAGCTATCACTGCCCTGACATGAATGCAGTTCAGGGAATTGAAGATTACTTGAAGGAATTTTCAGGCGGAGTGAATTGCTTTGAAAAAAGCGAGTGCGTGGCTGATGCTGACTGCGTTGCTGACGGCTGTTCAGGGGAAATCTGCAGGGTCAAAAATTCAGATCCTGTTTTTACTACGTGCATGTGGAAGCCTGAGTTTGACTGCTTGAAGTTCAGCGCGTGCAGTTGCATTGAAGGAAAGTGTGCCTGGAAGCATAATCCCACATATCTTGAATGCTTGAACAAAATCAAATAA
- a CDS encoding A24 family peptidase has product MLFLEFRSLVVLVGCLIGAYTDFRTGLIPDKITYSMIGLGLFLNVTEVLVMRTWVASIEELFSLAVVVLFLGYILYYSGKLGGGDVKLFLGISLVLPFYGQQLFPFNVFILQALFFSALISVSFLSVYFLVKYAKKGIELKENYAGIRNAVLLGIIFSSYFYFLFSFTSFPFRNYSFLLIPIYCALLFVAFERGIKKEFFLKKIPLGKLEEDEVIATEFMDKKLLKELGLGAKGVIGEKEKEKLRKLNVKSVLVYRNLPRFGPFIFLGVLIALIWPNALAFIFA; this is encoded by the coding sequence ATGCTTTTTTTGGAGTTCAGGTCTTTGGTTGTTTTGGTTGGATGCCTTATTGGGGCATATACTGATTTCAGGACTGGATTGATTCCGGATAAGATTACTTATTCGATGATTGGGTTGGGCTTATTCTTGAATGTGACTGAGGTTTTAGTGATGAGAACCTGGGTTGCATCAATTGAGGAATTGTTCTCACTTGCAGTTGTAGTCCTGTTTTTGGGTTACATCCTTTATTATTCAGGAAAGCTCGGGGGAGGCGACGTAAAGCTCTTTTTGGGAATTTCCCTTGTACTGCCTTTTTACGGGCAGCAATTGTTCCCATTTAATGTTTTTATATTGCAGGCCCTATTTTTCTCTGCCTTGATTTCTGTTAGCTTTCTTTCAGTTTATTTTCTTGTTAAGTATGCAAAAAAAGGGATTGAATTAAAGGAGAATTATGCGGGGATAAGGAATGCTGTGCTCCTCGGAATAATTTTTTCTTCGTATTTTTACTTTCTTTTCTCTTTCACCTCTTTTCCTTTCAGGAATTATTCCTTTTTGCTGATTCCAATTTACTGCGCTTTATTGTTTGTTGCATTTGAGAGGGGAATAAAAAAGGAATTCTTCCTCAAAAAAATTCCTTTGGGCAAATTGGAGGAGGACGAGGTAATTGCAACAGAATTTATGGACAAAAAATTGCTGAAGGAATTAGGTTTGGGTGCCAAGGGCGTTATAGGGGAGAAAGAGAAGGAGAAATTAAGGAAATTAAACGTGAAAAGCGTTCTTGTTTACAGAAATCTTCCAAGGTTTGGGCCCTTCATTTTTTTAGGAGTTTTAATTGCATTGATTTGGCCTAATGCCCTGGCTTTTATCTTCGCCTGA
- a CDS encoding class I SAM-dependent methyltransferase gives MAGKSSIIYQSREFAAAWDKYLGAHEDILRTRMMNLILLEEIGNLKGKNVLDAGCGNGFFIKYLSKLKPKKIFAFDISQQLIKIARKRYDFVDFRGADLIKKTPYKEGQFDCVICYNVFMDLPRIETATRELSRVTKKGGKIHIVIVHPLYNLFFNDIKAKTESITRRLRRYTSEERILVGTIPGFGKFTVYRRPLSRYLNEFKENHLFLEKMIEVPISEEVAKIDKKYKERTGVPVFAYFKLKKE, from the coding sequence GTGGCGGGCAAAAGCAGTATTATTTATCAAAGCAGGGAATTTGCAGCAGCATGGGATAAATATCTGGGGGCCCATGAAGATATACTCAGAACAAGAATGATGAATTTAATTCTTTTGGAAGAGATTGGAAACTTAAAAGGCAAAAATGTCCTTGATGCAGGCTGCGGGAACGGCTTTTTTATAAAGTATTTATCAAAATTAAAACCTAAAAAAATATTTGCCTTTGACATATCGCAACAGCTCATCAAAATTGCAAGAAAAAGATATGATTTTGTTGATTTTAGGGGGGCAGACCTTATAAAAAAAACACCTTACAAGGAAGGGCAGTTTGATTGTGTAATCTGCTATAATGTATTTATGGATCTCCCAAGAATTGAGACGGCAACCAGAGAGTTAAGTAGGGTGACCAAAAAAGGAGGCAAAATTCATATAGTAATTGTTCACCCCTTGTACAATCTTTTCTTTAATGACATAAAAGCAAAAACTGAAAGTATTACAAGAAGATTAAGGCGTTATACTTCAGAAGAGCGAATTCTTGTTGGCACAATTCCTGGCTTCGGCAAATTCACTGTTTATAGAAGGCCCCTCTCCCGTTACTTGAATGAATTTAAGGAAAACCATTTATTTTTAGAAAAAATGATTGAAGTGCCAATTTCTGAAGAGGTAGCAAAAATTGACAAAAAATATAAAGAAAGAACAGGTGTGCCTGTATTTGCTTACTTTAAATTAAAAAAAGAATAA
- a CDS encoding HEPN domain-containing protein — protein MKELEECFRKGELKKIPENKAFASDDLKQAEFFLNEAYDLIEIKKKEMALIALYNSVFHAARALLYLDEIKEKSHYCLQKYLETHYVSSKMLSREDISMFDLLRGLRQEVQYNVIKTEFPKKLIIYTIKLKDSLKKSR, from the coding sequence TTGAAAGAACTTGAAGAGTGCTTCAGGAAAGGCGAATTAAAGAAGATTCCTGAAAACAAGGCTTTTGCTTCAGATGACTTGAAGCAGGCTGAATTTTTCTTGAATGAGGCTTATGATTTAATTGAAATAAAAAAGAAGGAGATGGCATTAATTGCATTGTATAATTCTGTCTTTCATGCTGCAAGAGCCCTTCTTTATCTGGATGAAATTAAAGAAAAAAGCCATTACTGCCTTCAAAAGTATCTTGAAACACATTATGTTTCAAGCAAAATGCTTTCAAGAGAAGATATTTCAATGTTCGACTTATTGCGCGGGTTAAGGCAGGAAGTCCAATATAATGTAATAAAAACAGAATTCCCAAAAAAATTGATTATCTATACAATAAAGCTGAAGGATTCATTGAAAAAATCAAGATAA
- a CDS encoding nucleotidyltransferase domain-containing protein, producing MVQKFDFLGANSLRVVEKLSSRPYYVRELAEELNMAPSTILSIAKSLIREGVIFSKREKNRLTLCLSFDSVLARRIVSFSITNKILHLAAFKKLIELKPRGAYLFGSSIEGNFSEKSDVDLCIYFEKIFDLLKVNSIKMDVEKALGREVQLIILTPKKIEEMRKSNSNILKEIIYSSIVLYGERLERT from the coding sequence ATGGTTCAAAAATTTGATTTTTTGGGGGCAAATTCATTAAGGGTTGTTGAAAAGCTTAGTTCAAGGCCTTACTATGTAAGGGAGCTTGCTGAAGAATTAAATATGGCGCCAAGCACTATCCTCTCAATAGCTAAAAGTTTGATTAGGGAAGGTGTTATTTTTTCTAAGAGGGAAAAGAACAGGCTAACGCTTTGTCTTTCCTTTGATTCTGTGCTGGCCAGAAGGATTGTTTCTTTTTCCATCACGAACAAGATCCTGCACTTGGCTGCATTCAAGAAATTAATTGAGTTAAAGCCTAGGGGGGCATATCTGTTTGGGAGCAGTATTGAAGGCAATTTTTCAGAGAAAAGCGATGTAGATTTGTGTATTTACTTTGAGAAAATCTTTGATTTGCTTAAAGTCAATTCAATTAAAATGGATGTGGAGAAAGCCTTGGGCAGGGAAGTACAGCTGATTATTTTGACCCCCAAAAAAATTGAGGAAATGCGAAAAAGCAATTCAAACATACTAAAAGAAATAATTTATTCTAGCATTGTTTTGTATGGTGAGCGCCTTGAAAGAACTTGA